GGATCTCCTATCCCAATATCTATAATATCTCTTCCCTCTGCGCGTGCTTTTCTTTTTGCTTTATCAATCTCTAAAAATAAATAAGGCGGAAGGCTGTTGAGTTTCTTAGAAAGCTAAAACATGGTTCTCTATCTCCTATATTATTTACTTAAAACATCCTGCATTGAATATAAACCTGCTGGTTTACCTACAACCCACTTTGCTGCTTTTAAAGCACCCAGCGCAAATAAATCACGTGTGTGTGCTTGATGCTTTATTTCAATACGCTCAGAGTTGCCACAGAAAATAACCGTATGGTCTCCGATAATATCTCCCAAACGCACAGAATGGGTAGGAATAGTTTTTTTTGTTGCATCAACAAGCACTTGCTGCATTTTTTTTGCAGTGCCGCTTGGAGCATCTTTCTTTGCTTTGTGGTGCGCCTCTACAATTTCAATATCATAATCAGGGCCTAATTTTTTTGCTATCTCAGGAAGCATTGAGAACAAAACGTTTACCCCTATCGCCATATTGGGAGAAAATACTACCGGCACCACGTTAGAAACTTCTTCAACTTTTTTTATTTGCGCATCACTTAACCCGGTAGTACCCAAGACGAGTGCTTTTTTGTACCTAGCTACATAATCTAAGTTAATTTCCGTTGCTTCAGGAATTGTAAAATCTATCAACACATCAATAAGGAATAAACCATCGGAATTGGAAGAAATTTTTAATTTACCTAATTCTTTCCCAATTAATGGCGTACCTTTTTTCTCTAATGCCAAATTAACTTCAAAATCACTGTTATGAGAAGCCAATTCGTAGATTCTCCTGCCCATTTTCCCGCAGGCACCGGCAATCCCTAATTTAATCATATATAAACTCCTTATTATTAGCTACAAGCTACAAGATTCAAGTTTTTACTTGTGCTCTTGTGCCTTGTACCTTATCAACTTAGCAATCCGTAATCTTTTAAAGCTTTTCTTAGTTTTTCTAAATTCTCCGGTAACATTGAACACATTGGCAGCCTTAAATCCGGCTCACACATCCCTAATAAACCCATAGCAGTTTTTACTGGTATAGGATTTGTCTCAATGAACACAGCTTTAATTAAAGGCAATAATTTGAAATGAATCTCCTGGGCTTTTGCAATATTGCCTTTTTCAAATTCTGCAACTAAGTTTGCCACATCTTTAGGAACAATATTAGCAACAACAGAAATTATCCCCACCCCTCCAATTGATAACACTGGAAGAGTTAAGCTGTCATCTCCAGAAATTAGCTCAAAACTTTTTGGGCATAATTGCCTTACCCTTGACATCTGATCAAGGTTGCCAGACGCTTCTTTTACCGCAGCCATATTTTTGCAATCATTAGCTAACCTTGCCATAGTCTCAGGCTCAATATTAACACCGGTCCGGGAAGCAATGTTGTAAAGGATTATCGGAATCTTAACCGAATCTGCTACAGCTTTAAAATGTTCATATAAACCTTTTTGCGTAGGACGGTTGTAATAAGGAGAAACCTGCAGAGAAGCATCTGCTCCAGCTTTAGCAGCATGTTTCGTCAGCATCACTGCTTCCTCAGTAGAATTTGAGCCAGTGCCCGCAATGACAGGAACTCTTTTTTTCACCTGATCAATAGTAATCTCAATTACTTTGTCATGCTCCTCAAAAGACAATGTCGCAGACTCCCCAGTTGTGCCGCAAGGAACAATCCCACTAGTCCCGTTTTTAATTTGAAACTCAATCAAATCCCTCAGCTTTGCTTCGTCGATTTTCCCATTACGAAAAGGAGTAACAATTGCTACAATTGAGCCTTTAAACATAGTAATCTCCTTCATAGACTATTTTAGCTTCACCTTCCAACCAAACATTTGTAAAATGGACTCTTGTTCTTTCAAAATAAACTTTTAAAATTTCTCCACTCTTTGTATGCACATTTACTTTATTGCCGCTGTCTGTTTTCAAAGAAAAAATTACCGATGAAGCAACTGAACCAGTGCCGCAGGCTAAAGTTTCATCCTCAACCCCTCTTTCATAGGTACGAATCTTAAATGAATTCTTATCAATCGGCTCAATAAAATTAACATTAGTACCTTTTGGAGCAAATTCTTTGTGATAGCGGATATAAGGGGCGATGTCAGTTATTTTAATCTTATCCAAACCTTCTGCAAAAATAACTACATGAGGAACGCCTGTATTAACAAAATTTACTTTTAAAAGCCTATTATTGACTTTGATAGGAATATCTAATCTGATTCCAAAAGGATCAGTCAATTGTATTTTAACTTCTTTATCCTTCACTTCCGAATTAATTATTCCTGCTTTTGTTTCAATTTTTACAATTTTCTTCCCAGTCCAGTAAGCAGCGCAACGAGCACCATTTCCACACATCTCAGCCTCTGAACCATCAGCATTAAATATGCGCATCCTGATATCTGCGATTTTAGAATTCTCCATTACCAACAAACCATCAGCCCCAATGCCAAATTTTCTATCACAGGCTTTCTTTGCTAATTTACTGTATTTTTCTGTAGACAGCCCTAGGCTTTTCACAACTACAAAATCGTTTCCTGCGGCAACCATCTTTTTAAACCCACACACCAATTGTGGTTTTTTTAAAGAACGGCTTGTTTCAATTGGTGTGTGGGTAGCTTTCATCATTTTATTCACAAAAAATTGGCATTACTTCATTGCGAGTAATATCTTCATAAGTTTCTCTTTTACGAATCACCTGAACACAATCTTTAACCACCATTACTTCCATGGCCCTCGGCCTTGAATTATAATTTGATGACATGCTAAACCCATATGCGCCAGCGCTCATTACTGCAATAAAATCTCCTTCTTTTACTTTAGGAAGCATTCTTTCTTTGGCAAAAAAATCCCCACTCTCACAAATAGGCCCGACCACGTCCGCCTTTTCTTGTGACTTTGTGCCTTGTGCCTTTTTAAGCGGAAGTATATTATGATAAGCCTCATAAAGTGCCGGCCTAATCAAATCATTCATCCCGGCATCCGTAATAATAAATTTCTTTTTTGGGGTATTTTTAATATATAGAACCTTTGCCACAAGCACCCCGCTGTTTCCGACAATAAACCTTCCCGGCTCTAAAATTATTTTTAATCCAGTTTTCTTTAATAGGGGCAAAATTTTTGCAGCATATATTGCTGCGGTCTGAGGGGTTTCATTATTATAAACAATGCCTAAACCCCCTCCTATATTCAAATACTCCAAAGTTACACTCTTCTTAATCTTAAGAATAAAATCGGCAACTTTTTTTATAGCTGCTACAAAAGGGTCACTCTCGGTTATCTGAGAACCTATGTGTATATGAAGCCCCGAGATTTTAGCATTCCTAAAATTTCTGCTCATCATAATAATTTTATAGGCCGTCTTTAAATCGATACCGAATTTATTAGTAATTTTACCTGTAGTAATGAATTTATGTGTTTTTGCTTCAACATCCGGATTAATACGAATTGCAACCCGCGTAATCTTGCCTAATTTCTTGGCAATGCGGTTAATATTGGTTAATTCCGGTAACGACTCCACATTAAAAAACAATATCCCGCATCTAATCGCATCCTCAATTTCTTTATCGGTTTTCCCAACTGAAGCATAAACAATCTTTGATGCAGGGCAGCCAGCTTTTAAAGCGCGATACAACTCTCCTCCTGAAACAATATCAAGGCCAGAGCCCATATTGACAAGAGATTTAAGAATTGCCAAATTAGAATTTGCTTTTACCGAATAGCAGACTAACGCATCTACACTTTTAAAAGCCTCTTTTATCTTAAGATAATGGTCTATAAGCGTATTGTAGCTATAAACATAAAGAGGCGTGCCATATTTTTTAGCCAAATCCTCAATCTTTACCTTCTCGCAGCATAAACTATTTCCTACATATTTAAATTCATGCATTTAACCTTTTACTCCATTTCTTAAGTTGGTTAGTAACTAGTTTTGGGTTCGTTGAACCGTAAGATTGCTTTAAATTAACTGAAGCCCAGGCATTAAGGATCCCTCTTACTTCAGGACCTAATTTTGGTGAAAATTTCTTAAGCTCTTGATTCGTAAGGCTTGAAATCTTCTTGCCTTTATCCAAGCAATCTTTTACAATATTTCCAACAATATCATGTGCATCCCGATAAGAAACGCCTTTCTTGATTAGATGCTCCACAATATCAACCGAAAACAAAGATTCATCCATTACCCTTGCTGCAATTGCTTCTTTCTCTATCACAATATTTCCAAAAAGATCAATAAATATTTCCAAAATATCCTTCACCGTATCAATTGCATCAAAAAGCGGAGGCTTATCTAATTGCAAATCTCTGTTGTAAGACGATGGCAGGCCCTTCATTAACATTAGAATATTAGAAAGGTCCCCGTGAATCTTTCCAGCTGATCCCCGGATTAACTCCAAAACATCTGGATTCTTCTTGTGCGGCATAATACTTGATCCGGTGCAAAAAGAAAAATCAATATCAATAAAATTGAATTCTTTAGTAGACCAGAGGATTAAGTCTTCGGCAATCCGCGACAAATGTACGGAAAGAATTGATAAATCAGCCAAGACCTCAATAATAAAATCCCTGTCGCTTACACTATCAATGCTGTTTTCAGTTACTTTGCTAAAACCTAATTCCTTGCTTACATAATGCCTATCAATGGCTAAGCCTGTCCCTGAAAGAGCCCCGCTTCCCAGAGGCATCAAATTTACCCTCTTGTAAGCGTCGTTTATCCTTTCCTTATCCCTCTCCAAACTTTCCAAATAAGCAAGCAAATGATGGCTCAAGAGAACGCACTGTGCAACCTGTAAATGCGTATATCCGGGTATAATTACCTTTTTGTTATTATTAGCAAATTTTAATATTGACTTCTGAAGTAAACTTATTAGATCGAACAATTCTTCAGTTTCATATTTAATATACATCCTTATATCCAAAGCAATCTGGTCATTCCGGCTCCTTGCAGTGTGTAACTTATGAGCGGCTAGCCCAATTTTCTTCGATAATAAATCTTGAATATTAGAATGGATATCCTCTGCCTCAGGGCTAAACTTAAATTTCCCTGTATTGATATCTTTTAAAATTGAGCTTAAACCTTTAACAATCAAGTTTGCGTCTTTTGCAGGAATAATTTTCTGCCTGCCTAACATCTTCGCATGGGCAATGCTTCCTAAAACATCGTACTTTGCAAGCCTCTTATCAAAAGAAATGCTTGAAGTAAACCTATCAGTTAAACTATTTGTTTTCTTAGGAAACCTGGTGCCCCATAGTTTTTTACTCATTCTATCTCCTCGGCTTTTACTTGAATCCTGCAACTTGAAACTTACAACCCAATCTATTTACCTTTTATAAGGCATCCCCCAAATCTTAATAAACCCTTCAGCTAACTGCTGATTAAACTTATCTTCCTTGCCGTAGGTAGCTAATTCTTTTTTATAAAGCGAATTGGAAGACTTCCTTCCAACCGGAACACAGCTGCCCTTAAATAATTTTAACTTTATTGACCCCGTAACTAACTTTTGCGTAGAATTAACAAAACTATCCAATGCATCCTTAAGCGGCGAATACCATAATCCGTAATAAACTAACTCAGAGTATTTTAAAGCAACAATTTCTTTAAAATGCGCTAATTCCCTGTCCAAAACCAAACTCTCCAATTCCTTATGTGCTACATGGAGCATTGTCGCAGCAGGCGCTTCATAAATTTCCCGAGATTTAATCCCTACTAACCTATTCTCAACAAGGTCACTCCTGCCAACGCCAAATGATCCGCCAATTTCATTTAAATGACTGATTAGAGTTTTTAACTTATAAGTTTTCCCGTCAACTTTCTTTGGCACACCTTTTTCAAAATATACCTCAACATATTTCGGATAACTTGCTGAATTCGTCTGTGTTTTTGTAATCATGTAAGCGTCTTCCGGAGGCTCCTGCTCTAAATCTTCCAATACCCCGGATTCAATACTTATCCCCCATAAATTCCTATCAATGCTATAAGGCTTTTTCTTGGTTACATCAATAGGAATATTGCGCTGCTCGGCATATTCAATTTCTTCCTCTCGCGATTTAAATTCCCAAGTCCTCACAGGAGCTAGAATTTCTAATTTTGGGTCAAGGATTCCTGCTGCAACTTCAAGCCGCACCTGATCATTTCCTTTACCGGTACAGCCGTGTGCAACGCTATCTGCTTTTTCTTTATGCGCAATCTCAACTAAATATTTTGCAATTAAAGGCCTTCCTAACGCAGTGGCCAGTAAATATTTTCCTTCATAAATTGCGTTTGCTTTTAAGGAAGGAACGATAAAATCCTCAACAAACTCATCCTGCAGGTCTTTAACATAAACCTTTGAGGCTCCTGCTGCAAAAGCCCTTTTTTCTATGGCGGATATATCTTCCCCTTTGCCTAAACCTTGCCCTAAATCTGCCATAAAACAAATAACATCATAATCTTTATCTTTAAGCCACCTGACTATACAAGAAGTATCTAACCCGCCGGAATATGCCAATACTACTTTTTTCATTTCACCTCTCCCAATAACTTAATTAATACCGCTTTTTGCACATGCATCCTGTTTTCAGCTTCATCAAAAACTACGGAATTCTTGCTATCAATAACGTCACTTGTTATTTCTTCTCCCCGATGTGCAGGCAAACAATGCATAACAAGGCAGTCCTTCTTAGCTAATTTCAAAAGATTTGAATTAATCTGAAAATCCTTAAATATTTTCTTGCGCTCCTGGGCTTCTTTTTCCTGCCCCATGCTTGCCCAGACATCAGTATATAAAACATCTGCGTCTTTGGCTGCATCAATTGGATTATTAAAAAGTTTTAGCGTTGCACCTTTTGCCTGCGGCTCATAGCCTTTAGGAGTAGCCACATTAATATTCATCCCTACTTTAGAACAGATAAAAATCAAAGAATTACAAACATTGTTTCCATCCCCCAGGTATGTAAGCGTTTTACCTTTTAATGTCTTAAGTTTTTCTTTTGCTGTATAGATATCTGCCAGCCCCTGGCAAGGATGAGAGAAATCAGACAAGCCATTTATTACCGGGATATCCGCATGTTTTGCCATCTCTAAAACATTTTCATGGCCAAAGGTCCTTAAAACAATCCCTTGGACATACCTGGATAACGTCTTTGCAACATCATGGATAGTCTCCCGGACTCCTAAATTTATTTCTCCCGGGCTTAAATAAATGGAATTTCCTCCCAGCTGAAACATCCCAACCTCAAAAGAAACCCGAGTCCTGTTTGAAGGCTTTTGAAAAATAAGCGCGATGGTCTGTCCAGACAAAGCCTTGGCAAATTTAAGCTTATTTGCTTTTAGCTTATCGGTTAAACTAAAAATACCTTCAATTTCTTTTGTGCTTAAATCTTTGATTGAAATTAAATCTTTCATTTTATGTACCTCTTAATACGCTATCTAAAATCTTGGTAGCTTTATCAATTTCACTCTTTGTAATATTTAAGGCTGGCATAAGCCTTAATACTTTTTCATGAGTGCAATTTATCAAAAGCCCTTTTTCTATACATTTTTCAACTATTGATTTTCCATTCACATTTAATTCAACCCCGACCATAAGCCCCAAACCCCTTACATCGGTAATAACCTTATATTTGCTTTTTAATTCATTAAGTTTCCCAAAAAGATATTCTCCCATCTTTTGCGCGTTTGACAACAATTTTTCTTTTTGTATCGCAGTTAGGACTGCAAGAGCTGCCTTACATATAACAGGCCCTCCGCCAAAAGTTGACGCGTGCATCCCCGGGCTTAAAGTATCGGAAATCTCTTTTTTTACTATCATAACACCTATTGGAAGCCCTCCTCCTAGCGCTTTAGCTAAAGTCATAATATCCGGAGTTATGCCGTAATGTTTATAGCAAAACAGCTTCCCGGTCCTGCCAACTCCAGTCTGAACCTCGTCAATAATAAGAAGGATATTCTTTTGGGTACAAATCTTCCTTAACTCAAGAACAAATTCTTTTGAAGCTACGTTTATCCCGCCCTCACCCTGGATTAACTCAAGCATGATCCCTGCGGTTTTATCGGTTATCGCAGCTTTAACCGCCTCAATATCATTATACTTAACTATTTTAAAGCCTTCCGGAAGAGGAGCAAAACCTTCCTGATACTTCTTCTGCCCCGTAGCTGCAAGGGTTCCAAGCGTCCTCCCATGGAAAGAATTCTCAAAAGAAATTATTTCATACCTTCCTTTACCAAACTTTCGGGTAAATTTTATCGCTGCCTCATTTGCCTCAGCACCTGAATTACAGAAGAAAACTTTGGCCGGAAAATTCCAATAAACCAATTCCTTCGCCAGTTTCGCCTGAGGAATATGATAATAATTATTAGGTATAAAAATTAATTTTGATACCTGGTCCCTTACTGCCTGCATAACTTTAGAATGGCAATGCCCAAGATTCCCAACACCCCAACCGGGGAAAAAATCAAGATAAACCTTATCGTGGATATCCCAAAGCCTGCTGCCTTTCCCCTTTACAAAAACCAATGGCACCTTTGTATAAGTAGGCAGTATATAATTACTGTAACTTTCAAATATTTCTTCTTTCTTCATTTTATTTTATTATCTCTGTTCCGATACCTTTATCAGTAAATATTTCAAGAAGCAAAGCATGCGGGATACGCGCGTCAATAACGTGAGTCTTCTTTACCCCGCCCTCTAAAGCCTGAACACAAGCATTTACCTTCGGAATCATCCCCTGCTGAATAATATTCTCATCAATTAAACCCTTGGCTTCCTCGGTTGTCAAGGTAGATATAAAAGAATTCTGATCCTCGGCATTGCGCATAATCCCTTTGACATTAGTCAACAAAACAAACTTTTCTGCTTTTAAAGCACAGGCAATATTTGAAGCAGCTTCATCAGCATTAACATTATATGTTTTTTTGTCAGCTCCGACACCCATCGGCAACACTACAACAATTTTATCATTCTTTAAATTAGCTAATATTGGCTCTGTGTTTATCCCTGTAATATGCCCAACCAAGCCTAAATCTACTTTTGCCTTCTTCTTCTGCGCTTGTATAACAGCTTCACTTTTCCCGTTTAAACCAATTGCCTTTGCGCCCAACTCACATATTTCATTTACTATTATTTCATTTAATTTTTCAAGCTCTTCCTCAACTACTGCCAGCGTATCAGCATCAGTAACACGCATACCATCTACAAACTCTGCTTTCTTTCCCGTAGAGCGCATCCTGTCGCTAATATTTGGACCGCCTCCATGCACTAATACCGGCTTTAACCCCATGAAATTGAGGAATACAATATCCTCTAAAACGCCCTTCCTGATTTTTTCTTCACCGAGAATACTTCCGCCGTATTTTATAACCACTATCTTCTTATGAAATTGTTTTATATAAGGCAGAGCCTCAACTAAAACCTGCGCCTTCCTGATTGCTTCTTCCATTTTATCCTTTCTTAATTATATTCAGCATTAATCTTAACGTATTCATAACTTAAATCTGAAGTATAAACTGTAGCGCTATTTTTTCCTTTATTTAAAATTACATCTATCCTTATTTCTTTCTTCTTTAAAGGGCTGTATTTAATTTCTAATTTATCTTCAACCACACCCGCTCCGCTTGCACCCACGGCAGCAACAATCCTGCCCAATATATTCGGGCTTGAAGCAAACATCGCGGTTTTAAAAAGCGGAGAGTTGGCGATATTTATTGCAACAGACCTTGCCTCGGAAACCGACTGTGCTTTATTTACATTTATTTGGATAAACTTGGTAGCTCCTTCGCCGTCTTTGACAACCATTTTTGCTAATTCAAGGCAAACTGTACTTAATGCCTTTGTAAATAATTTCAAATTTTCTCCGCCATTAATCTCTGCGTTACCTGCTTCTCCGTTCGCCAATACCATAACGGAATCATTGGTACTCATACAACCATCAACGGTTATACAATTAAATGAATTATCAACTGCGAGTTTTAATGCAGCATTCAAAGCACCCTGCTTGATATTCGCATCTGTAAAAATAAAACAAAGCATGGTTGCCATATTAGGCGAAATCATACCGGCACCTTTAGCAATACCGCAAATTGTAATTGATTTATTCCCAATATTTAATTTAACGGTAATCTCTTTGCTAAACTTATCGGTCGTCATTATTGCTTTTTTTGCTTTATCTATCCCGGATTGCGATAACCCTTTAATCAAAATAGGCACACCGGATTTTATTTCTTTAATAGCTAATTTCTTGCCGATAATCCCGGTTGAAGCAACCAAGACGCTTTTAGGCTCAATCCCAAGATCATCTGCCGCAAAACAGCTCATATCATAAGCGTCTTTTAACCCTTGTTTTCCTGTAAAACAATTGGCGTTTCCGCTATTTGCGATAATCGCCTGAAAGGTTTTTGCTTGCTTAAGATATTTTTTGCAGACAACAACCGGAGCAGCAAGAATTGAGTTAGCAGTAAACAGGCAGCTTGCTTTCGCAGGTTTTAAGGAATAAAACAAAGCTAAATCCAATTTTCCATTCTTACGGATACCCGAATGAATTCCATTGGCCTTAAACCCAAGAGGAAGAATTGCTTTTTTATAAATAGCCATTCTATAACAACCCTAGGCTTTCAGGGTATTTATACATAATATTCATATTTTGCACTGCCTGTCCGGAGGCACCCTTAAGTAAATTATCAATAGCAGCGATTATGATTATCATTTCCCCACAATCTTTAATTCCGATATCACAGAAATTCGTCCCAGCAACATCCTTGATACTTGGGAAGCTGCCCTCTTCTTTAATCCTTACAAACGGTTCATCCTTATAGAATTTATTGTACAAACCAACCAAATCTTTTGATTTTACCCCCCTGAATTTCTTTATATAAATCGTCTCCAGTATACCCCTGTTTATAGGCAATAGATGGGGGACAAATGTAACCGAAGCTTTCCCACCGGAAAGTGAAGATAGTATTTGATTAATTTCAGGCGCATGCTGATGCGCATTTACTTTATAAGCTTTAAAATCTTCATTAACCTCGGAGAACAAAAACCCTTCTACCAATTTCTTACCCGCTCCTGTTACTCCGGATTTAGCATCAATAATTGCAGATTTTAAATCCGCAACACCCAAACTAATCACAGGAGCAAGAGCTAAAATCGCAGCAGTAGGATAACAACCGGGATTCGCAATTAATTTAGCTTGCTTGATTTTATTCCTGTAAAGTTCAGGCAAACCATAAACCGCAAGCCTTAAATTAGGCTTATCTAAATGCTTTACTTGATAATGCTTCTCATAGACTTTTTCATCAGAGAGCCTATAATCAGCGCTTAAATCAATAACGCGCTTACCTAATTTTATCAATTTAGGGGCAATCTCCATTGAAGCAGTATGGGGAAGCGTTAAAAAAACAAGCTCACATTTATCGTTGATTAATTTTAAATCAGTGACGCCGCAAGGCAGATTAATCCTGCCTTTAAACTTTGGAAAGATTTCTTGAAGCGTTGAGCCTTGAGCTGTTTTACGCGAAGCATAAACAAGCTTTACATTGGGATGATTAAGAAGAATATCAATGAGGGTTTCGGCGGTATATCCTGCTGCACCTACTATTCCTACGTTTAACATTAATACTCCTTTTAGTAGTATCCGATTAGTAGTATCCGACGTCCGTCGGCATGTTCATTTATCTTAAATTAAATTTCAAATATAGTCAAGTCTTTTTGTCGTCGATCCGCTAAATCAAAACATATTTAAATTCTACGAAACAGCGAGAGGCTGCCAAGGCTTGTTCTCGCAGCACCGCTCGGATTTCCCCACCGAGGAAATCCTCGCTTGGAGTTTGCGCTCGCTCTCACTAGAGTTTATAGCGGGTGAACCTTGGCCGCTCGCACAAACTACATGCTGCGAGAATCAAGCCTCGTCACCCTCCCCTAGTACGCCTAAAATAAAAATCCCGCTTTTATCCAGCGGGATTTTTATTTGGAACTTATTAATCTATTATTTAGTTAAATTTATCTTCTAATAGTTTACCTCTTTGTCCACTGGAAGCGTTTACGCGCGCCCTTCTGTCCGTATTTCTTTCTTTCCTTCATACGCGGATCGCGGGTTAGATAGCCAAGCTTACGCAATGACTCTTTAAGCTCCGGCTGCGCTAAAATTAACGCGCGGGAAATCCCGTGTCTTAATGCTCCTGCCTGTCCGGTTAAACCACCGCCACTTAAATTAGCAATAATGTCATATTTATCAGCAATATTTGCGGCTGCAAGAGGCTGCCTTAAAATAATCCTATCAGTCTCACGGATAAAATATTTATCACAAGGCCGGCTATTAACCAAAATCTCGCCTTTACCGGGCATAAGAATAACCCTGGCTATTGATTCCTTGCGCCTTCCTACTGCAACAACTTTTTCTTTCTTTTCCATATCTAATTAAACCTCCAACACAACCGGCTTTTGAGAAATATGAGGATGCTTATCATCAACATAAACTTTTAATTTCTTTATTAAATCACGGCCTAATGGGCCCCTAGGCAACATTCTACTAACCGCAAGCCTCATTACTGTCGCAGGCTTCCTGCTTAGCATATTCTCCAAAGTTACTTCCCTTAAACCGCCCGGATAACCTGAATAACGACGGTAAACATTTTGTTTAAGCTTTCGGCCTGTAACCTGGATTTTTGAGGCGTTTATCACAACTACGTTATCTCCGGTATCCAAATGCGGGGTAAACATAACTTTATGCTTGCCTCTAAGGACAACGGCAACTTTAGCTGCTACACGGCCAAGTATTTTATCCTTGGCGTCAACAATATACCACTGCCTTTTAATCTCTGCTTTTTTAGGTTCGTATGTTTTGTTAAGTTTGTTCATTTTTTCCTCTCCTCATCTTTTTACAGAAAAGTCCTGCTAAAAAGACGATAGACGTTAAATTATAACATATTTTTATCTTAAGTCAAATATTATTTTTAATATTTTACCTTAACCAAGCATAGCCCACAAGCATGCGCAGTTGGCCCGGCAAGCCTTCTGTCTTTAGATTTTAGCACGTTTTTAACCGTTCCAACCGGTAATTTATGCTTGCCTACCTCAATAAGCGTCCCAGCTATGTTTCTTACCATGTTATATAAGAAACCGTTAGCTTCTATATCTATTG
This sequence is a window from Candidatus Omnitrophota bacterium. Protein-coding genes within it:
- the dapB gene encoding 4-hydroxy-tetrahydrodipicolinate reductase, with protein sequence MIKLGIAGACGKMGRRIYELASHNSDFEVNLALEKKGTPLIGKELGKLKISSNSDGLFLIDVLIDFTIPEATEINLDYVARYKKALVLGTTGLSDAQIKKVEEVSNVVPVVFSPNMAIGVNVLFSMLPEIAKKLGPDYDIEIVEAHHKAKKDAPSGTAKKMQQVLVDATKKTIPTHSVRLGDIIGDHTVIFCGNSERIEIKHQAHTRDLFALGALKAAKWVVGKPAGLYSMQDVLSK
- the dapA gene encoding 4-hydroxy-tetrahydrodipicolinate synthase, which encodes MFKGSIVAIVTPFRNGKIDEAKLRDLIEFQIKNGTSGIVPCGTTGESATLSFEEHDKVIEITIDQVKKRVPVIAGTGSNSTEEAVMLTKHAAKAGADASLQVSPYYNRPTQKGLYEHFKAVADSVKIPIILYNIASRTGVNIEPETMARLANDCKNMAAVKEASGNLDQMSRVRQLCPKSFELISGDDSLTLPVLSIGGVGIISVVANIVPKDVANLVAEFEKGNIAKAQEIHFKLLPLIKAVFIETNPIPVKTAMGLLGMCEPDLRLPMCSMLPENLEKLRKALKDYGLLS
- the dapF gene encoding diaminopimelate epimerase → MMKATHTPIETSRSLKKPQLVCGFKKMVAAGNDFVVVKSLGLSTEKYSKLAKKACDRKFGIGADGLLVMENSKIADIRMRIFNADGSEAEMCGNGARCAAYWTGKKIVKIETKAGIINSEVKDKEVKIQLTDPFGIRLDIPIKVNNRLLKVNFVNTGVPHVVIFAEGLDKIKITDIAPYIRYHKEFAPKGTNVNFIEPIDKNSFKIRTYERGVEDETLACGTGSVASSVIFSLKTDSGNKVNVHTKSGEILKVYFERTRVHFTNVWLEGEAKIVYEGDYYV
- the lysA gene encoding diaminopimelate decarboxylase — translated: MHEFKYVGNSLCCEKVKIEDLAKKYGTPLYVYSYNTLIDHYLKIKEAFKSVDALVCYSVKANSNLAILKSLVNMGSGLDIVSGGELYRALKAGCPASKIVYASVGKTDKEIEDAIRCGILFFNVESLPELTNINRIAKKLGKITRVAIRINPDVEAKTHKFITTGKITNKFGIDLKTAYKIIMMSRNFRNAKISGLHIHIGSQITESDPFVAAIKKVADFILKIKKSVTLEYLNIGGGLGIVYNNETPQTAAIYAAKILPLLKKTGLKIILEPGRFIVGNSGVLVAKVLYIKNTPKKKFIITDAGMNDLIRPALYEAYHNILPLKKAQGTKSQEKADVVGPICESGDFFAKERMLPKVKEGDFIAVMSAGAYGFSMSSNYNSRPRAMEVMVVKDCVQVIRKRETYEDITRNEVMPIFCE
- the argH gene encoding argininosuccinate lyase → MSKKLWGTRFPKKTNSLTDRFTSSISFDKRLAKYDVLGSIAHAKMLGRQKIIPAKDANLIVKGLSSILKDINTGKFKFSPEAEDIHSNIQDLLSKKIGLAAHKLHTARSRNDQIALDIRMYIKYETEELFDLISLLQKSILKFANNNKKVIIPGYTHLQVAQCVLLSHHLLAYLESLERDKERINDAYKRVNLMPLGSGALSGTGLAIDRHYVSKELGFSKVTENSIDSVSDRDFIIEVLADLSILSVHLSRIAEDLILWSTKEFNFIDIDFSFCTGSSIMPHKKNPDVLELIRGSAGKIHGDLSNILMLMKGLPSSYNRDLQLDKPPLFDAIDTVKDILEIFIDLFGNIVIEKEAIAARVMDESLFSVDIVEHLIKKGVSYRDAHDIVGNIVKDCLDKGKKISSLTNQELKKFSPKLGPEVRGILNAWASVNLKQSYGSTNPKLVTNQLKKWSKRLNA
- a CDS encoding argininosuccinate synthase; its protein translation is MKKVVLAYSGGLDTSCIVRWLKDKDYDVICFMADLGQGLGKGEDISAIEKRAFAAGASKVYVKDLQDEFVEDFIVPSLKANAIYEGKYLLATALGRPLIAKYLVEIAHKEKADSVAHGCTGKGNDQVRLEVAAGILDPKLEILAPVRTWEFKSREEEIEYAEQRNIPIDVTKKKPYSIDRNLWGISIESGVLEDLEQEPPEDAYMITKTQTNSASYPKYVEVYFEKGVPKKVDGKTYKLKTLISHLNEIGGSFGVGRSDLVENRLVGIKSREIYEAPAATMLHVAHKELESLVLDRELAHFKEIVALKYSELVYYGLWYSPLKDALDSFVNSTQKLVTGSIKLKLFKGSCVPVGRKSSNSLYKKELATYGKEDKFNQQLAEGFIKIWGMPYKR
- the argF gene encoding ornithine carbamoyltransferase; its protein translation is MKDLISIKDLSTKEIEGIFSLTDKLKANKLKFAKALSGQTIALIFQKPSNRTRVSFEVGMFQLGGNSIYLSPGEINLGVRETIHDVAKTLSRYVQGIVLRTFGHENVLEMAKHADIPVINGLSDFSHPCQGLADIYTAKEKLKTLKGKTLTYLGDGNNVCNSLIFICSKVGMNINVATPKGYEPQAKGATLKLFNNPIDAAKDADVLYTDVWASMGQEKEAQERKKIFKDFQINSNLLKLAKKDCLVMHCLPAHRGEEITSDVIDSKNSVVFDEAENRMHVQKAVLIKLLGEVK